The DNA segment CACGACGGAAGGCGCTCCCTACACGGATATCGAAGGCGCCTTTCGCCCGCAAGGTGCGGGCATTGACATGGGCGCGTATGAATTTCCGGCGCCGATTGAACCGCTGACGATAATCATGGATTCGACCGCGCCCGCCCTGACGAACCTCTCGCCGATTCCGGTATCGGTGGCCTTCAGCCGGCCGGTGGCGGATTTCGAGGTTCAAGACATCCTGGCAACGAACGGCGCCGTGGCGAACCTGCTTGCGGGCGGTGGCGGAGGGGGCGGGGGCGCCGCGGCAGCGGGCGGCGGCGGTTCGGCGAAGGCGGAGGTTGCCTATTCGTCCAATTATACGTTCGATTTGTTCCCGGCGGGCCAAGGCGAAACCGGCGCAGACATTCCCGCGGATCGGGTTCATGATGAAAACGGCATCGGCAACGCGGCCGCGCCGCATTTCGCGCGGATGTATGACAGTATTGCACCGGTCGCCACGGGCGTATCCCGTGCGGACGTCACGCCCACGGCGGAATCCTATGTGGCCTTCAACGTGATGTTCAGCGAAGACGTCGTGGGCGTGGATGCGGCCGATTTCGCCGTGACCGCCACTTCGGGCATTTCCGGCGCCGCCGTCGTGAGTGTAAACGGGGCGGGTTCGGCGTACTCGGTGGTGGCCGGGACCGGAACGGGTTCGGGCACGATACGACTGGATGTGGTGGACGACGATTCGATTGCGGACAGGGCGGGGAATCCGCTGGGCGGGCCGGGCGCGGGGAACGGCGCCTATTTGCAGGGCGCTTTGTACGAGATTGATCGGATGCCGCCCGCGGCGTCCTTCAGCGCCGATGCGACTTCGGGCGCCGCGCCGTTGGCTGTCCAGTTCAGCGACACGTCCACGCAGAGTTCCTCGGCGATTGCGAGTTGGGCATGGTCCTTCGGGGACGGCGCCACGAGCACGGAGCAGAATCCGTCGCACACCTACGAAATCGCCGGTTCCTACACGGTATCCCTCACCGTAACCAACGCGTTCGGGTCGAACACGTCGGTCGAGACCGGCTACATCGTCGTGACATCCAACGCAAGCGGCTTATGGTTCGTGAACGGAAGCAACGCGTCGAGCATACGCGACGGACTCACGTGGGCAACCGCCTTCACGACGATTCAGGAAGGGGTGGATGCGGCCTTTGCGGCGGGCGGCGGCGAGGTCTGGGTGGCCGGTGGAACCTATACCGCCACGACCGATCCCGTCGTGACGATGCGGCAGGGCGTGGCCATCTACGGCGGATTCGCCGGCACGGAAAGCACGCGTGATCAGCGCAATCCATCCCTGTACGTCGCGACGATAGACGGCGCAAACGCGCGGCGCGGTGTGACATTGTCCAGCCGTTCGACCCTTGACGGCTTTACGATTATACGCGGCAAGGCGACGAATGGCGGCGGTTTGTACGCAGTCAATTGCGCGGACTGCCGCATCTCCGACTGCGCTTTCATCTCGAATTCGGCCGTGGGCGGCGGCGGCGCCTACGTGAACAATTCGAGCGCGACGATAGACCGTTGTTTGTTCAAGTACAACAGCGCGCGCGGAATAAACGGTGAAAACGGGTACTCCAACTTTTACAGTTACTCTTCGCCAAATCCGGTCGTTCGCACGCCCAGCACGCCGGGAAGCGGCGCAGGCGGCGGAGCGGCGGTCATCGGCGGCAGCCTGCCCGTGACGATATCGAACTGCCGGTTCGAGAACAATTCCGCCACGGGCGGCAACGGCGGAAATGGCGCGTATAATTCCTACGAAAAGGAGTGCATTGCCAGTGTCGTCAACGGCGCGAACGGCGGCAATGCGTACGGTGGCGCAATCGCGCAAAGCGGCGCAACCGTGCTGCAATTGGTCAACTGCGTGTTTTGGAAGAACCGGGCCCAGGGCGGCATGGGCGGAAGTCCCGGATATGCGCTCGTTTGCTATGGCTTTCCCGGCATGCCGGGGCGCGCACTCGGCGGGGCGGCCAACGTGGAGCGAATTCGTGCCGTCAATTCCACATTCGAGGGAAATGCCGTAAGCAGCCAGTTGCAGGCGTCCGGCGGCGCCATTTGGTGTTCCTCGTCCGGCAGCGTCGAAATCGCCAACAGCATTCTGTTCAACAATATGGACGAAATTTATGGCGCGTCCGGTGCGATTGCCGCGACCTATTCCGATATCGAGGGCGGATTCGCGGGTGAAGGCAACATCAATGCGGAGCCGCTGTTCCGCGACGCGGCCAACGGCGATCTCCATTTGGTTCCGGGTTCGCCCTGCATTGAAGCCGGTACGATGGAAGGCGCGCCAGCCACCGATCTCGAAGGGACGATTCGCCCGCAGGGCGCGGGTGTTGACATGGGCGCGTACGAATTTGTCCCCAGCGGCGAAGGTGAAGGAGAAGGCGAGGGAGAAGGTGAAGGTGAAGGCGAAGGTGAAGGCGAAGGTGAAGGCGAAGGTGAAGGCGAAGGTGAACCGATTGATGGGCCAACGGTTGTCATGGAGTCCATTGCGCCCGCACTGACAAATCTGGCCCCCATTCCGGTATCGGTGACATTCAGCCGTCCGGTTGCGGATTTCGAGGCCGTTGATATTCTCGCCGTGAACGGCACCGTGATGAATCTCGTTGCGGGCGGAGGCGGCATGGGCGGCGGGGGAGGCGCGGCAGGCGGCGGAGGCGGCGGAGCGGCAAAGGCGGCGCCCGCCTACTCAGCCAGTTATTCCTTCGATTTGTATCCGGCGGACCAGGGCGAGGTGGGAACGGACATCCCCGCCAATGCGGCGCACGACGAAAATGGCGCCGGCAACCAGGCCGCGCCGCCGTTCAGGCGCGTGTACGACGGCGTGCCGCCATCCGTTGCGCTGGCGCCCGTGCAGCCGGATTTGCGCAACATGCCGGTAATCGCGATCGAAATCGCATTTACCGAACCGGTGACGCATTTCGACCTGGCGGATCTCGCGCTGTCGCGCGACGGCGGATCAAATTTGATTGCCGGCGCGCAATCCCTCGCAACGGTGGACAGCATCCATTGGACGCTTGCCGGCCTGGATGCCATCACCGCCGAAACGGGACATTACCTGCTGACGCTCGATGCCGCGGACATCACCGACCTTGCCGGCAATGCCGTTACCGGCGGAGGCGCGGTCGAATGGACGATGGATACCGTCTGTCCCGCGGTCACCTGTATTGAATCCGATCCAAGCGGCATCACCCATGCACGGGAAGTCGTATTCACCATAAACTTCAGCGAACCGATCCTCGGTTTCGACTCGATGGATTTGTCGTGGGATATGACCGGAACGGTGTCTTTCGAGCCGGCCAGGGTGACGGGCGGCCCGTCCGTCTATATCGTTCACGCAACGAATCTGGACGGCGACGGCGCGCTGGCGTTGTCCGTCGGCGACGAATCGGACGTGACCGATCGGGCGGGGAATCCGCTGGCGCCGGCCGCGGCAACCGCCACGATCGTCCTGAACCACTCTCATCCGGCGGTCGCGATCGAATCCTCGCTTCCGGACCCGACCAACGCTTCCCCCATGCTCGTCGGCGTTACCTTCAGCGAGCCGGTCAGCGGATTCGAATCGTCCGACGTGGTCCTGGGCAACGCCACGCTGGCGTCGTTCGAGGCGGTGAGCGACGTCTATGCCCGGGCATGGCTGGCCCCGATGGAGCAAGGGATCGTGACGATGGATATCGCCGCGAATGTCGCGGTGGACAATGCCGGCAACGGCAATCTGCCTGCGGCGCCCTTCCGCCGGATCTTCGATTCCGTGGCGCCGATGGCGACCATGACATCGCCCGCGCCGGCATATACCCATGCCGCGCCGATTTCCGTGGCCGTCCATTTCACGGAACCGATCGCGGGACTTGCCGCCGCCGATTTTACGCCGGTCAACGCAACCCTGAACCGCTTCGATACCGTTTCCGAAACCTACGCGACGTTCGACTTGCTGCCCGGCGATCAGGGGCTGGTGGCGGTGGATATGGAATCGGCGGCGCACGACGCCGCGGGGAATGCGGCAACGACCGCCCATTTCGAGCGGGTATTCGACACAATCGCGCCCTCGGCCCTCATCGAGTTGCCCGGCGCCAACCCAACCGATGCGGAAACGGTCGCTTTCCTGATGACCTTCGACGAGCCGGTCCTATTGCCCGATGACCTTTCGGACGCCGTCGAGGCCGGTGGATCGCTTGCCGAGGCCGCGCAATGGACGGTAACGGGCGCGGACGGTTCCTGGGTGGTAACGGTGGACCTTTCGGGATCGAGCGGCGACGGCACGATAGGGATTGTCCCGGCGCGCGTCTCGGACCGTGCGGGCAACGTGTGCGCGGCGGCGGTATCCGGCCTGTACACCATCTACCGTTGGACCGGTTTCCGCGAAGACCTGCGCGACATGAAACTCTATGCCGGCGACACGGCGGCATTGTCCGTCGCGCCGGCCACGGCCAACCCCGCGCTTGCGTATCATTGGAAATACGAGGATGCGGACGAAATCGTGCATGAAGCCGGGGTGAATTCGCCCACGCTTACGCTGGCGCCCGTGACGATGGAATCGGCCGGGGTGTACTGGTGCGAGGTCGCCCATTTCGGCACGCGCCACGCCACCCGAAAGGCAGAGGTCGCCGTCGCGCCGCATCTTGCGATTACGCGGCAACCGGCCGGCGCCGTCGCGGGAACGCTGCGGTCGTTCATCTTCACCGTGCGCACGGCGGGCGGCCATCCTCCGCTCGAGTATCAATGGAAGAAAAACGGTCTGCCCATTCCGAACGCGACCGGCGAGCCGTCCCTGTTGTTGACGCCGCTCAAGGCGGGCGATACCGGAACGTACTCCGTCGTGGTGAGCGACAGCGGCACGGATTCCGTCGAATCGCAAGGCGCGCTGTTGACGGCCGTTGAAGGTTTGCCGGCAGCCGGGCCTTTCACCGCCGGGATCTTGGCGTTGGCCCTTCTGATTTCGGCAGGATACCGGTCACGTAAACAATAAGATCAAATCAACTGGAGGTTGGCGGTCGAAAGCGGTGTTTTCGACCGCTCCGTGGACGGGGTGGATGTTGTGGATCCGGTGAACTTTCGCCGGAAAGCGAACCTATTCACGGATCCGTCCCGCCCATGGAACAAGACGCGAGCCTTCAGCCTCCAGAGCCTTATTTCGGCTCAACCTCGGGTAGCGACCGCACGATGCGTTCCAGATTGTAGCCGAACCCCGGCCCCTTGATCGTGGAGAGATCCAGGGATCCATTTCGCCGCTGGTAGATGCCCGGATGCACGGCGGCTTCCGGAAGCGAGGCGGCGGGGTAGAACTGCATGCCGTTGGTTTCCACGCCCATGATGGTGCCGGCGTGCGCGGCCAACAGGACGTGGGGAATCTGGGCGAGCATCGGATTGGTCAGGTCCTGGACCATGAGGGTCATGCCGTGCGCCTTGGCCCAGCATAGCGAAAGCAGGGCGCCGGTCTGCGTTTTGCAGGTCTTGAGCGCGACGCCTGTCCAACCCAGGGACCGGCCCAGTCTGACCATGGGCCAGTCGTGGGCGCTTTCGTCCATGAACAGCGGTTTACGCGCGGACACGGCGTGAACGTCAATCCGGTGTTTTTCGAGATCGTACGGAAACGGCTGTTCGACATAGAGAATCATTCCGTAAATGCGCGGGTGTTCTTTCACGAGCCGGTCGAGCATGTCGGTCACATAGACGGGATTGGTTACGGTGCTGTTGAAATCCGCGCTAAGCCAGTCGGCCCCGTGCGCAATGCCGATCAGTCCCACCTGCACCAGGCGTTGATAATCCCAGTCCGCGTCGGTTCCCCGCAACTTGACCTTGAGGCATTTCAGCCCGTCGCGATCAATCCAATCGCCCAGCAGAAGCGGATAGCCGTCCCGTGGATCGCTGTCGTCGAGTTCTCCGGCGTCGAGTTTGTCTTTGCCGCCGACGAGATGCCATGCCGGCAGGCAATTGGGACGGGGAAAAACCAGATAGTCCGCCGGGTACTTGTCCCGGAACGACACGTTCGCGTCGTCGGCGGGCGTGAGATAGCGCGCCAGATCGTACGACATGAACTCACGGGTGTAGGTGTCGTAAATATATTTCTGATGCAGCATGCCGTAGGCGTCGTGCAGTGCAATGTCGAACGCGGAACAACAGACGAGCGCCGCCAGCCACGGCATGGGCTCGGCGTCGCCCCGAGAACGGTTGAATGCCTCGAGCAGTTTCGGCAGCCGTTTTTCGATGAACGCATAGCCGACTTCCACGGGATGCCCGCCGACGTTGAACAGTTCCCATTCGGCCGCCAATCGCCTCGTAAACGCCTTGAGCGCCTCATGGCGCTCCTCGTACGGCAGCGAACTGGGCCAAACCCATTGGACGCTAAGCGGCGTTTCACCCCAGCCCTCGGCCGCATGGCCGAACGTGTCCTCGACGCGCATCCGGACCCGCGCGCAGGTCACATGCGTCAATGTTTCGGTTCCGAATTTCAGCGGAACCCGCGTTTCCACGGGCAGAAAATAGAGGGTGGTCGCCCGCGGGTAGATATCCGTCGGTTTGGCCATGCGTCACGTCTCCCGGCTTTATAGCCTTCCGAGCCTTTCTTTCCACCATGATGCCGCCAACACGCTGAAAATGCAAGCCCCATTACGGATCCGTCTGTAAGGAACGCGACAAGGATGCCGAGTCCACGGTAGAAACGGCATCTTGCCGCGTTCTCGTTGCCTTGTTTGATCAAGCACGCCATGCCCTAACGCGGGCAACGCCCACAACCCAGTTTCTCGTGCTCGTGTTCGTGCTTGTAATCGTGCTCGTAATCCTGCTCGTAATCGTAATCACTCTCAAAACCCAGCGATTATCTCACTCGCTAAATCGTGGAACTTCGATTGGTTGCACAAATTGCCCACGTTCTTGTTGTTTTTTGTAGAAGTCAGATTGTAAGTTACTGACATGCTGGCGAGCCTGCGCCCCTTATTGGGAGCGGATTGCGGACGGACGGTTCGTGCCGCTGTGAAGCTGGCAGATGGCGATGGCCAGCGCGTCGGCGGCATCGTCGGGCTTTGGAAGGGCGTCGAGGTTCAACAGAATTTTGACCATTTCCTGGACCTGTTTTTTCGTCGCTTTTCCGTAGCCGACGACGGCGTTCTTGACTTCGAGCGGACTGAACTCGCCCACGGGAAGATTGCCGAGGGCTATGGCCACGGCGATGACCCCGCGCGCCTGCGCCACGGATATGCCGGTGGTCACGTTTTGCGAAAAGTAGACCTTTTCGATGGCGGCGGCATCGGGACGAAAACGCGCCAGAAGATCCCGGGTTTCCTCGAATATGATGCGCAGTCTCTCGGCGAAGGGAAGATCGGGAGGCGTGGAAATGATCCCGTGCGCGACATGCTCCAACCGCGCGCCATGGCGTTCCACGACGCCGTACCCTGTCGTTGCGGTACCCGGATCAAATCCCAAAGCGCGCATGAATGGTATTGAACACTAGCCTTCCATGGCGGCGGCCATGTCCTCGTCGGAGATGTCAAAATTCGCATAGACGTTTTGCACGTCGTCGTGTTCTTCCAGCGCTTCCATGAGTTTGAGGACATTGGCGACGGATTTTCCCTCGACCTTTTGGGTCGTTTTGGGAATCATCGTCAGTTTGGCGCTTTCTGCCTTGAGCCCCATGCCTTCGAGCGCCTTGGCCACGGCATACAGGTCCGTCGGGCCTGTGGTGACTTCATGGAATTCGTCCCCGCTGCTGTCCACGTCTTCGGCGCCGGCCTCGATGGCCTTTTCGAGCATTTCATCGTCGCTGCACGCGCTTTTGGGAATCACGATGAGACCTTTTTGCTCGAAATTCCATGCAACCGCGTTGGTTTCGGCCATGCTTCCGCCGTGCCGGGTGAGCAGATGGCGGATTTCGGCCACCGTGCGGTTCTTGTTGTCGGTGAGGATATCTATGATTAGCGCCACGCCGCCGGGGGCATACCCCTCGTAACGAACCTCGTCGTACGAAACGCCCGGCAACTCGCCGGTGCCTTTCTTGATGGCCCGTTCGATGTTTTCCTTCGGCATGTTTTCGGATCGCGCTTCCATCAGGACAGTGCGCAATCGCGGATTGCCCGCGGGATCGCCGCCGCCTGTTTTCGCGGCAATGGTGATTTCCTTCGCCAGGCGGGAAAAGATTTTGCCGCGCTTGGCGTCTGCGGCGCCTTTTTTGTGCTTGATGGTGCTCCATTTGGAATGACCGGACATGCTGCGTGTTCTCCCTTGAATACCGCGATTTCGATAGAAACCGGACCCGTTGTTGTCAGCACGGCATCATATCACGCCGCCACCGCCGCGCGCAAACCGCCCCGGTCCCTCATTCGGGGATTACCGGCCTCCGCCGTGCAGAATCGCGCGCATTTTCGCGGCGATTTTCCGGTATTTCGGATCATCCGCGAGATTCTTCATCTCGGCCGGATCCGCGGCATGATCGTAAAGTTCCCTTCCAAGCCGGCCTTCATCCCATTCGGTATAGCGCCATTGTTCGGTTCGCACGCTCCGTCCCATGATTTCCCGGGCGGATTTGCGCCGGTTCTGGGCGGAATACGTTTCGGTGGTGCGCGTCACTTGGGAAAAGGCCGCGTGCTTCCATTTGGCCTGCGGATTCTCGACCAGCGGCCGGAGGCTGTGCCCTTCTGTTTTCGAGTCCGGCGCGATACCACAGAGATCCGCAAGGGTTTTGTGCAACGAAACCAGTTCCACGGGCCGCCGGCAAACTTGGCCGTTGGCGCGGTTGCGCGGCACGCGGATGATCAGGGGCACGCGGGCCGATTCCTCGAAAATGCTCATCTTCTGCCACAGGTTCTTTTCGCCGAGGTGATAGCCGTGGTCGCTGTGGAAAACGACGATGGTCTTGTCGGCGAGCCCCGTGCGTTCGAGCGCGTCGAGCACATGGCCCACCTGCGCGTCCATGAATGTGGTGGAAGCGAAATAGGCTTGGATGGCATGCCGGCGGAGACTATCGTCCATGGCTACTTCCGCCGCTTTTTGACGGGCAAGGGCCATGGCGGGAAAAAGGTCCTTCAGATTGGGTGGAATGGCGGGCACGACCAATTTTTCCCGGGGATACAGGCTGAAATAGGATTTCGGCGCGATGAACGGCGTGTGGGGACGGTAAAAGCCGACCGCCAGGTAAAAGGGTTTCGATTCATTGGCCCGGATTTCGAGCAGGCGCGCCGCTTCGGCGGCGCCCTTGCCGTCGGTCTGCTCGTCGTCGCCGCCCTCGGCGGCCAGCCAGCTCAGGGTCCCGCCGGTATCCTTCAAGCCTTTTCCGGTAACCGTCATGGCTTTTCCATCGGGACCCAGTTGCAGCACTTCGACCATTCCGATGTCGTCCACGTCGCGTCCCCGCGGATTGACGATTTTTTCCCACGACGCCGGATCGTCGAGCCCGCTTGTCCCGATCTGCGAGGGTACGCCATAGTGGTAAATCTTGCCCACGCGCGCCGCGGAATACCCCGCCTTTTGAAACGTCTGCGGTATGGTGGCGGCGTCCGGCGCGTTTTCGCGGAAGTGGACACGGTTTTCATACACGCGGATGGTGTCGGGGCGCAGGCCCGTCATAAACGACGCGCGGCTCGGATTGCACAACGGGAACTGGCAGTAGGCCTGCTCGAACCGCACCCCGGTTTCGGCAAGACGGTCAATGTTCGGCGTCTGGACAATTGGATCCCCGTAACAGCCCAACCGGCTGCACAAATCGTCGGCCATGATGTGGAGGACGTTGAAACGGCCATCGCATTGGGCGGTTGCATCCGGCCAAGCCTTTCCCGCGCCCAGCCAAAGACCGGCCAAAGTCATTCCCAGAAAGTCGCGGCGGTTCATTGAAGGCATGGCTATACCTCCTCTGTTGCGACGCCGGCGCGTCTTCTCTCAGGTGACGTTGTCCGGCGCCTGGTTGCCGTATTCGAGGACTTCGTCGTACTTGTATTCGATCGCGATGCCGGCCTGGCGGAACATTTCTTCCGATTCGGCGCCCGCGTGATATTTGCGCTCGCACACGACGCGCACAATGCCGGCGTTCACGATCAGCATCGCGCACACGCGGCACGGCGTCATTTGAAGGTAGATCGTGGCCTTGTCAATGGACACGCCAAGTTTCGCCGCCTGGCAAATCGCATTCTGTTCCGCGTGAACGGTCCGCACGCAATGCATCGTCTCGCGTCCGTCCTCGTGGATGGTCTTCTTGAACTGGTGGCCGATATCGTCGCAATGCGGAAGGCCCGCCGGCGCCCCGGCGTATCCCGTAACGAGCAATTGCTTGTTGCGCGCGATCACGCAGCCGATGCGGCCGCGGTCGCACGTCGATCGTTTCGCGATGGCGCGCGCGACTTCCAGAAAATAGTCGTCCCATGAGGGACGCTCGTATTTTTCGGGCATGGTATCTCCTCCACGATCCGCCGGATCCGTCGGATTTTATCACATCCGTTCGAGGGCTTCGATTCCCAGCAAATTCAGCGCGTTTTCGA comes from the Candidatus Hydrogenedentota bacterium genome and includes:
- a CDS encoding sulfatase — translated: MPSMNRRDFLGMTLAGLWLGAGKAWPDATAQCDGRFNVLHIMADDLCSRLGCYGDPIVQTPNIDRLAETGVRFEQAYCQFPLCNPSRASFMTGLRPDTIRVYENRVHFRENAPDAATIPQTFQKAGYSAARVGKIYHYGVPSQIGTSGLDDPASWEKIVNPRGRDVDDIGMVEVLQLGPDGKAMTVTGKGLKDTGGTLSWLAAEGGDDEQTDGKGAAEAARLLEIRANESKPFYLAVGFYRPHTPFIAPKSYFSLYPREKLVVPAIPPNLKDLFPAMALARQKAAEVAMDDSLRRHAIQAYFASTTFMDAQVGHVLDALERTGLADKTIVVFHSDHGYHLGEKNLWQKMSIFEESARVPLIIRVPRNRANGQVCRRPVELVSLHKTLADLCGIAPDSKTEGHSLRPLVENPQAKWKHAAFSQVTRTTETYSAQNRRKSAREIMGRSVRTEQWRYTEWDEGRLGRELYDHAADPAEMKNLADDPKYRKIAAKMRAILHGGGR
- a CDS encoding YebC/PmpR family DNA-binding transcriptional regulator, with protein sequence MSGHSKWSTIKHKKGAADAKRGKIFSRLAKEITIAAKTGGGDPAGNPRLRTVLMEARSENMPKENIERAIKKGTGELPGVSYDEVRYEGYAPGGVALIIDILTDNKNRTVAEIRHLLTRHGGSMAETNAVAWNFEQKGLIVIPKSACSDDEMLEKAIEAGAEDVDSSGDEFHEVTTGPTDLYAVAKALEGMGLKAESAKLTMIPKTTQKVEGKSVANVLKLMEALEEHDDVQNVYANFDISDEDMAAAMEG
- the ruvC gene encoding crossover junction endodeoxyribonuclease RuvC, translated to MRALGFDPGTATTGYGVVERHGARLEHVAHGIISTPPDLPFAERLRIIFEETRDLLARFRPDAAAIEKVYFSQNVTTGISVAQARGVIAVAIALGNLPVGEFSPLEVKNAVVGYGKATKKQVQEMVKILLNLDALPKPDDAADALAIAICQLHSGTNRPSAIRSQ
- a CDS encoding cytidine/deoxycytidylate deaminase family protein — translated: MPEKYERPSWDDYFLEVARAIAKRSTCDRGRIGCVIARNKQLLVTGYAGAPAGLPHCDDIGHQFKKTIHEDGRETMHCVRTVHAEQNAICQAAKLGVSIDKATIYLQMTPCRVCAMLIVNAGIVRVVCERKYHAGAESEEMFRQAGIAIEYKYDEVLEYGNQAPDNVT
- a CDS encoding Ig-like domain-containing protein, with the translated sequence MHSLLCLVFLTFVSVGEGLADSGIWFVDKDNASGAQDGRSWATAHAGLQDAINAASADGGEIWVAEGTYALIVMQPSVHLYGGFSGTETLRDQRDWTAYATIISGGAPCVTGADASTLDGFRIQSGTPGMQVASGAPAIRNCVFSGNVAYGTPAGPPSMGTYGNGAPGGSATNWGLIVSGGAPIVENCLFSGNGAYGAPGGNGVGSGYCVTFYGGPGGNAGGGGVLVSSSGAASFVNCVFYNNFAYPGAGGSGTCSVVCGCAGDGLDGQVSSTGAIWFAGTAMSVMNCTFVNNTRGVVNASVHAAGIVNSIMWTGGISNTSTGATSIAYSNVQGGYAGTGNITSNPHFVNAATGDFRLTEDSPCIDAGTTEGAPYTDIEGAFRPQGAGIDMGAYEFPAPIEPLTIIMDSTAPALTNLSPIPVSVAFSRPVADFEVQDILATNGAVANLLAGGGGGGGGAAAAGGGGSAKAEVAYSSNYTFDLFPAGQGETGADIPADRVHDENGIGNAAAPHFARMYDSIAPVATGVSRADVTPTAESYVAFNVMFSEDVVGVDAADFAVTATSGISGAAVVSVNGAGSAYSVVAGTGTGSGTIRLDVVDDDSIADRAGNPLGGPGAGNGAYLQGALYEIDRMPPAASFSADATSGAAPLAVQFSDTSTQSSSAIASWAWSFGDGATSTEQNPSHTYEIAGSYTVSLTVTNAFGSNTSVETGYIVVTSNASGLWFVNGSNASSIRDGLTWATAFTTIQEGVDAAFAAGGGEVWVAGGTYTATTDPVVTMRQGVAIYGGFAGTESTRDQRNPSLYVATIDGANARRGVTLSSRSTLDGFTIIRGKATNGGGLYAVNCADCRISDCAFISNSAVGGGGAYVNNSSATIDRCLFKYNSARGINGENGYSNFYSYSSPNPVVRTPSTPGSGAGGGAAVIGGSLPVTISNCRFENNSATGGNGGNGAYNSYEKECIASVVNGANGGNAYGGAIAQSGATVLQLVNCVFWKNRAQGGMGGSPGYALVCYGFPGMPGRALGGAANVERIRAVNSTFEGNAVSSQLQASGGAIWCSSSGSVEIANSILFNNMDEIYGASGAIAATYSDIEGGFAGEGNINAEPLFRDAANGDLHLVPGSPCIEAGTMEGAPATDLEGTIRPQGAGVDMGAYEFVPSGEGEGEGEGEGEGEGEGEGEGEGEGEGEGEPIDGPTVVMESIAPALTNLAPIPVSVTFSRPVADFEAVDILAVNGTVMNLVAGGGGMGGGGGAAGGGGGGAAKAAPAYSASYSFDLYPADQGEVGTDIPANAAHDENGAGNQAAPPFRRVYDGVPPSVALAPVQPDLRNMPVIAIEIAFTEPVTHFDLADLALSRDGGSNLIAGAQSLATVDSIHWTLAGLDAITAETGHYLLTLDAADITDLAGNAVTGGGAVEWTMDTVCPAVTCIESDPSGITHAREVVFTINFSEPILGFDSMDLSWDMTGTVSFEPARVTGGPSVYIVHATNLDGDGALALSVGDESDVTDRAGNPLAPAAATATIVLNHSHPAVAIESSLPDPTNASPMLVGVTFSEPVSGFESSDVVLGNATLASFEAVSDVYARAWLAPMEQGIVTMDIAANVAVDNAGNGNLPAAPFRRIFDSVAPMATMTSPAPAYTHAAPISVAVHFTEPIAGLAAADFTPVNATLNRFDTVSETYATFDLLPGDQGLVAVDMESAAHDAAGNAATTAHFERVFDTIAPSALIELPGANPTDAETVAFLMTFDEPVLLPDDLSDAVEAGGSLAEAAQWTVTGADGSWVVTVDLSGSSGDGTIGIVPARVSDRAGNVCAAAVSGLYTIYRWTGFREDLRDMKLYAGDTAALSVAPATANPALAYHWKYEDADEIVHEAGVNSPTLTLAPVTMESAGVYWCEVAHFGTRHATRKAEVAVAPHLAITRQPAGAVAGTLRSFIFTVRTAGGHPPLEYQWKKNGLPIPNATGEPSLLLTPLKAGDTGTYSVVVSDSGTDSVESQGALLTAVEGLPAAGPFTAGILALALLISAGYRSRKQ